In Oscillospiraceae bacterium, the following are encoded in one genomic region:
- a CDS encoding CapA family protein: MKSKVLSFVFCFVAFALSMVLMLQIVNPSGLEPKPQTGEYIPTETGNHLPPITTGSPDTGINTGSMTLSDVAETGKAAVAAIDRLAYSDNKEYANSLGKLVTQLRAASAYLSEKASDMDGSLYYAALADLFDEILSKPFTDNSNFSSNVSAYLKRLDSIYPADAANSAASAELAEGQTRMYYPKFDTDVNGAFVLAMLSLYEKQAVQNPNVITISVGGNVVLGDSISTSDEKSFANQIKKYGNNFNYPFFRVSPLFATDSLSLISLENPLTSSINLSDGVNAVKGYPEYVDMLKKGSVEAATFSSEHAKDYGDNGYTDTITAFANAGIALSIQSEIKYIDNSAGKIALITYNIIDQKEDFVDIPKDDIAKAKANGAALVIVSFHWVNSNTGKDEYSSDIAGIQARSARKAIDNGAALVIGSHPHIMQAVEKYNGKSIIYSPGDLSYAATLDTTKASKETFIFRQSFTIENGNATPSAMNVFPVINTSSDSENDFLPTPVFDSRAETIINNLVTYSTASKYGIKKTDINYIVITKQ; encoded by the coding sequence ATGAAATCAAAAGTACTCAGCTTTGTTTTTTGCTTTGTGGCGTTTGCGCTTTCAATGGTTTTAATGCTGCAAATTGTAAATCCGTCCGGGCTTGAGCCAAAGCCGCAGACAGGTGAATATATTCCCACCGAGACCGGAAATCATCTTCCGCCTATCACCACCGGCTCTCCAGATACGGGTATCAATACCGGCAGCATGACGCTTTCCGATGTTGCCGAAACCGGTAAAGCCGCCGTGGCCGCCATTGACCGCCTTGCATACTCGGATAATAAGGAATATGCCAATTCTCTCGGCAAGCTCGTCACACAGCTGCGCGCCGCGTCGGCTTATCTTTCCGAGAAGGCGTCCGATATGGACGGCTCGCTTTATTATGCCGCCCTTGCGGATCTGTTCGACGAGATCCTGTCAAAGCCGTTTACCGACAACAGCAACTTTTCATCCAACGTATCAGCATACTTAAAGCGACTTGACAGCATATATCCCGCGGACGCCGCGAACAGCGCCGCCTCCGCCGAGCTTGCCGAAGGTCAGACGAGAATGTATTATCCGAAGTTTGATACCGACGTGAACGGAGCATTCGTCCTTGCTATGCTTTCGTTATATGAGAAACAGGCAGTTCAGAATCCCAATGTCATAACGATATCTGTCGGCGGCAACGTCGTTCTGGGCGACAGTATATCCACATCGGACGAAAAAAGCTTTGCAAATCAGATAAAAAAATACGGTAATAATTTTAACTATCCGTTTTTCCGCGTTTCTCCATTATTTGCTACGGATTCTCTGTCACTGATAAGCCTTGAAAATCCGCTTACGAGTTCCATAAATCTCAGCGACGGAGTAAATGCGGTAAAGGGATATCCCGAATACGTGGATATGCTTAAAAAAGGCTCTGTCGAAGCCGCGACCTTCTCGTCCGAGCACGCCAAAGATTACGGTGACAACGGATATACTGATACAATTACAGCGTTCGCCAACGCCGGGATCGCTCTTTCAATCCAATCCGAGATTAAATATATCGACAACTCCGCCGGAAAGATAGCCCTGATTACTTATAATATCATTGATCAGAAGGAAGATTTCGTTGATATTCCCAAAGATGATATCGCAAAAGCAAAAGCTAATGGCGCCGCGCTTGTGATCGTCAGCTTCCATTGGGTGAATTCAAATACCGGAAAGGACGAATACTCCTCCGATATCGCCGGGATCCAGGCGCGTTCGGCTCGTAAAGCAATCGACAACGGAGCGGCTCTTGTCATAGGAAGCCATCCGCATATAATGCAGGCTGTCGAAAAATATAACGGAAAATCGATAATATATTCACCGGGCGATCTCTCTTATGCCGCGACGCTTGATACCACGAAAGCATCGAAAGAGACGTTTATCTTTCGTCAGAGCTTTACTATTGAAAACGGAAACGCGACACCGTCCGCTATGAACGTTTTTCCTGTGATCAACACCTCCTCCGACAGTGAAAATGATTTCCTGCCGACGCCTGTGTTTGATTCAAGGGCCGAAACGATTATAAACAATCTTGTTACGTATTCCACCGCAAGCAAATACGGAATAAAAAAAACAGACATTAATTATATAGTAATCACAAAGCAATAA
- the purE gene encoding 5-(carboxyamino)imidazole ribonucleotide mutase gives MKKAVIVMGSDSDLGIMKGCIDTLTEFSIPFEVRIISAHRTPRAAEEFASNARKNGVGVIIAAAGKAAHLAGVLAAYTTLPVIAVPIKGSALDGMDALLSMVQMPSGVPVATVAIDGAANAAILAAQILSLSDEALEAKLTDHKKKMELGVEEKDRKIREQFGI, from the coding sequence ATGAAAAAAGCAGTAATAGTAATGGGAAGCGACAGCGATCTCGGAATAATGAAAGGCTGCATCGACACTCTGACGGAATTCTCAATTCCGTTCGAGGTGAGAATAATATCCGCTCACCGCACACCGCGCGCGGCGGAGGAATTTGCATCAAACGCAAGAAAAAACGGCGTGGGTGTCATAATTGCCGCGGCGGGAAAAGCCGCGCACCTGGCCGGAGTGCTGGCCGCTTACACAACGCTGCCTGTTATCGCCGTGCCGATCAAGGGCAGCGCTCTTGACGGAATGGACGCGCTGCTTTCAATGGTTCAAATGCCGTCCGGTGTCCCGGTTGCCACTGTGGCCATAGACGGAGCCGCGAATGCCGCGATCCTCGCCGCGCAGATCCTCTCGCTTTCAGACGAAGCTCTTGAAGCAAAGCTCACCGATCACAAGAAAAAAATGGAGCTCGGTGTGGAAGAAAAGGACAGAAAAATACGCGAACAATTCGGCATATAA
- the purC gene encoding phosphoribosylaminoimidazolesuccinocarboxamide synthase, producing the protein MQKLEQLYEGKAKKVFKTDNPDIYLVYYKDDATAFNGLKKGTIEGKGVINNRVTNHLMRLLEKKGIPTHYVEEISPRETLVKRVSIVPIEVIVRNIAAGSLSKRLGIPEGTKMNKTVLEFSYKNDELGDPMINDYHALAMGIATEEDLQIIKDMAFKINTILAAYLADLNIELIDFKLEFGRDKDGKIILADEISPDTCRFWDSVTQEKLDKDRFRRDLGNVEGAYKEILKRLLGE; encoded by the coding sequence ATGCAAAAGCTTGAACAGCTCTACGAAGGCAAAGCGAAAAAAGTATTCAAAACAGATAATCCGGATATCTATCTTGTATATTACAAAGATGATGCCACCGCTTTCAACGGACTTAAAAAAGGTACCATCGAAGGCAAAGGCGTCATAAACAACCGCGTGACTAATCATCTTATGCGGTTGTTGGAGAAAAAAGGCATACCGACTCATTATGTGGAAGAAATATCCCCCCGCGAAACGCTTGTGAAGCGTGTTTCCATCGTGCCTATTGAAGTGATTGTCAGAAACATAGCAGCTGGTTCTCTTTCAAAACGCCTCGGAATTCCAGAGGGCACAAAGATGAACAAAACCGTCCTCGAATTCAGCTACAAGAACGATGAACTCGGAGATCCCATGATCAACGATTATCATGCGCTCGCTATGGGTATCGCTACCGAAGAGGATCTTCAGATAATAAAGGACATGGCGTTTAAGATCAATACGATCCTCGCCGCTTATCTTGCAGACCTCAATATTGAGCTTATAGATTTCAAGCTCGAATTCGGCCGCGATAAGGACGGCAAAATAATTCTCGCCGATGAGATATCTCCGGACACATGCCGCTTCTGGGATTCAGTGACACAGGAAAAGCTGGATAAGGATCGATTCAGACGCGATCTCGGAAATGTCGAAGGCGCATATAAAGAGATTTTAAAGAGACTTCTTGGAGAATAA
- the purN gene encoding phosphoribosylglycinamide formyltransferase yields the protein MKKIAVLVSGGGTNLQALIDAQKTGVLKSGRICLVVSSKPGAYALTRAASERIPTETLDIAEYPDRNDYSRRLAEIVSSYEADLVVLAGFMVIFTPEFIERFENRIINVHPSLIPSFCGEGFYGLRVHRAALDRGVKVSGATVHFVNSVTDGGPIILQKAVEVREDDTPETLQQRIMREAEWKLLPQAAELFCSGRISVLGCPGGGSGKVYISEAEENKNK from the coding sequence ATTAAAAAAATCGCCGTGCTTGTATCCGGGGGCGGCACTAATTTACAGGCGCTTATCGACGCGCAAAAAACCGGTGTCTTAAAAAGCGGAAGAATTTGTCTTGTCGTTTCGTCAAAGCCCGGGGCATACGCACTTACCCGCGCGGCAAGCGAGAGGATACCAACCGAAACGCTTGATATCGCGGAATATCCCGACCGTAACGATTACAGCCGGCGGCTTGCCGAGATCGTTTCGTCATATGAAGCGGATCTGGTTGTTCTCGCAGGCTTTATGGTTATATTTACGCCGGAATTCATCGAAAGATTTGAAAACCGCATCATAAATGTACATCCGAGTCTTATTCCGTCATTCTGCGGCGAAGGCTTTTACGGTCTCAGAGTCCACCGCGCGGCGCTGGACCGCGGAGTAAAGGTAAGCGGCGCGACAGTGCATTTTGTCAATTCTGTCACTGACGGAGGGCCGATAATACTCCAGAAAGCGGTCGAGGTTCGTGAGGACGATACACCTGAGACGCTTCAGCAGCGTATAATGCGTGAGGCCGAATGGAAGCTGCTTCCGCAGGCCGCGGAGCTGTTTTGCTCCGGCCGTATCTCTGTTTTAGGCTGCCCCGGCGGCGGATCGGGTAAAGTATATATATCAGAAGCAGAGGAGAATAAAAACAAATGA
- the purH gene encoding bifunctional phosphoribosylaminoimidazolecarboxamide formyltransferase/IMP cyclohydrolase, producing the protein MKRRAIISLTDKTGAVDFALQLEKLGYEIVSTGGTAKILKENGVAVTNVSDITGFPECLDGRVKTLHPAIHAGILAMRDNPEHMKTLEEQGIVPIDIVAINLYPFKATVLKPGVTREEAIENIDIGGPTMLRAAAKNYGDVAVIVDPSDYNTVIDELKNGGITKETKLKLCYKVFNHTAAYDALIADYLRRETGSDIFPEKLTLTYEKVQEMRYGENPHQKASFYKEISNNRTGTLVCAEQLHGKELSYNNINDTNGALDLVKEFDEPCIIAVKHANPCGVGIGDTIYDAYIKAYEADPVSIYGGIVAANREIDAKTAGEISKIFLEIVIAPSFTPEALEIIEKKKNIRVMRLPDIAKKSTPDMLDMKKVAGGLLVQTLDTELYNPEELHCVTDRKPTDEEMKALLFNWRVVKHTKSNAIVIGNADRTTGVGPGQTNRITALELAIKYAGDKAAGSVMASDAYFPFDDCVNAAYKAGITAIIQPGGSIRDPDSIAACNKYGIAMIFTGMRHFKH; encoded by the coding sequence ATGAAAAGAAGAGCAATCATCAGTCTGACCGATAAGACGGGAGCCGTCGATTTTGCGCTCCAGCTGGAAAAACTGGGTTATGAGATAGTTTCAACCGGAGGAACCGCGAAAATACTAAAGGAAAACGGCGTTGCCGTAACAAATGTATCAGATATAACCGGCTTTCCCGAATGCCTCGACGGAAGAGTAAAGACGCTTCATCCCGCCATTCACGCAGGTATTCTCGCCATGCGCGACAATCCGGAGCACATGAAGACATTAGAGGAACAGGGTATTGTTCCTATAGATATTGTCGCGATAAATCTTTATCCGTTCAAAGCGACTGTATTGAAGCCCGGAGTAACACGCGAGGAAGCAATCGAAAACATAGATATTGGCGGGCCGACCATGCTTCGGGCGGCGGCAAAGAATTACGGTGATGTCGCCGTTATCGTCGATCCCTCCGATTATAACACTGTCATAGACGAACTGAAAAACGGTGGAATCACAAAGGAAACCAAGCTGAAGCTCTGTTATAAGGTGTTCAATCATACCGCCGCCTACGACGCGCTCATCGCCGATTATCTGCGCCGCGAAACCGGCAGCGATATTTTTCCGGAAAAGCTCACGCTTACCTACGAAAAGGTTCAGGAAATGCGTTACGGCGAGAATCCTCATCAGAAGGCCTCCTTCTACAAGGAAATCTCCAACAACCGTACCGGCACCCTCGTATGCGCGGAGCAGCTCCACGGAAAGGAACTGAGCTATAACAATATAAACGATACCAACGGCGCACTTGATCTCGTCAAGGAATTCGACGAGCCATGTATTATCGCCGTAAAACATGCCAATCCCTGCGGAGTGGGAATCGGAGATACGATTTACGACGCGTATATAAAGGCCTATGAAGCTGATCCTGTATCAATCTACGGAGGAATCGTTGCCGCAAACCGTGAAATCGACGCGAAAACCGCCGGAGAGATATCAAAAATATTCCTCGAAATTGTCATTGCTCCGTCCTTCACGCCGGAAGCGCTGGAAATAATTGAAAAGAAAAAGAATATCCGCGTTATGCGTCTGCCCGATATCGCAAAGAAAAGCACACCTGATATGCTTGATATGAAAAAGGTCGCCGGTGGGCTTCTCGTTCAAACGCTGGACACAGAGCTCTATAATCCCGAGGAGCTTCATTGTGTGACTGACAGAAAGCCGACCGATGAGGAAATGAAGGCTCTGCTGTTCAACTGGCGCGTCGTCAAGCACACAAAGTCGAACGCCATTGTTATCGGAAACGCGGACCGCACTACGGGCGTCGGCCCCGGACAAACAAACCGTATAACAGCGCTTGAGCTGGCTATTAAATACGCAGGAGACAAGGCCGCCGGAAGCGTAATGGCTTCCGATGCGTACTTCCCGTTCGACGACTGCGTCAATGCCGCGTATAAGGCCGGGATTACAGCGATAATTCAACCGGGCGGCTCGATCCGCGATCCTGATTCTATCGCCGCGTGCAACAAATACGGAATAGCGATGATCTTCACCGGCATGCGTCACTTCAAGCATTAA
- the purD gene encoding phosphoribosylamine--glycine ligase: MEKLDILVVGGGGREHAVCAALRKSEKCGRLYCAPGNGGISEIAECVPVKATDLDGIVAAAKNKKVSLVFVTPDDPLVMGLCDRLAAEGISSFGPMAAAARIEGSKVFSKQLMKRYGIPTASYEVFDDPEAALGFIKTRGEYPTVIKADGLALGKGVIIAEDYAAAENGIKQIMTDKIFGASGDRVVIEEFLTGPEVSVLAFCDGRTIKPMASAQDHKRAYDYDKGPNTGGMGAFSPSNKYTDEIADICMNTIFIPTVNAMIAEGCPFRGVIYFGLMLTPKGPRVIEYNARFGDPETQVVLPRMKTDLIDIVLAVNSGTLDKLEIEFSADACACVVAASGGYPVKYEKGFEISGIDKVNGAVVYHAGTTKTGDKYYTSGGRVLCVSALAPTLDEAVKKAYEELKKISFEKMHYRTDIGKK; encoded by the coding sequence ATGGAAAAGCTCGACATACTTGTGGTCGGCGGTGGCGGGAGAGAACATGCAGTCTGTGCCGCGCTCAGAAAAAGTGAAAAATGCGGCAGGCTGTACTGCGCGCCTGGTAACGGCGGCATTTCCGAAATAGCGGAATGCGTTCCGGTAAAAGCGACAGACCTTGACGGTATTGTCGCCGCCGCAAAGAATAAAAAAGTATCTCTTGTGTTCGTAACTCCGGATGATCCGCTGGTCATGGGACTTTGTGATCGCCTCGCAGCCGAAGGGATTTCCTCCTTCGGACCGATGGCTGCCGCCGCAAGAATTGAAGGCAGCAAGGTATTCTCGAAACAGCTGATGAAAAGATACGGCATCCCGACCGCCTCTTACGAGGTATTTGACGATCCGGAAGCCGCTCTGGGATTTATTAAAACGCGCGGAGAATATCCCACGGTAATAAAAGCCGACGGGCTTGCGCTCGGAAAGGGCGTTATAATCGCCGAGGATTACGCGGCTGCGGAAAACGGCATAAAGCAGATAATGACAGATAAAATATTTGGCGCATCAGGAGACCGCGTAGTCATTGAGGAATTTCTGACCGGTCCGGAGGTTTCCGTGCTCGCGTTTTGCGATGGGAGGACAATAAAGCCGATGGCTTCCGCTCAGGATCACAAGAGAGCATACGATTATGACAAGGGTCCGAACACGGGCGGAATGGGCGCCTTTTCACCGAGCAATAAATATACAGACGAAATTGCGGACATCTGCATGAATACGATCTTCATCCCGACTGTAAACGCCATGATCGCAGAGGGCTGTCCTTTCCGCGGGGTCATTTACTTCGGTCTTATGCTCACGCCAAAGGGTCCGCGCGTCATTGAATATAACGCTCGCTTCGGCGATCCCGAAACGCAGGTTGTTCTTCCAAGAATGAAGACCGATCTTATTGATATAGTCCTCGCCGTCAATTCGGGCACGCTTGATAAGCTCGAAATAGAATTTTCCGCAGACGCCTGCGCGTGCGTTGTGGCCGCGTCCGGCGGATATCCGGTTAAATACGAAAAGGGTTTTGAAATCAGCGGAATTGATAAGGTAAACGGCGCGGTTGTGTATCACGCCGGTACGACAAAGACAGGAGATAAATACTATACATCCGGCGGACGGGTTTTATGCGTCTCCGCACTCGCGCCCACGCTTGACGAAGCGGTAAAAAAGGCATATGAAGAATTAAAAAAGATTTCCTTTGAGAAAATGCACTACAGAACCGATATAGGCAAGAAGTAA
- a CDS encoding GNAT family N-acetyltransferase: MSIIKSHDITLYGGNDEYNVVLRPLADKYLPYLYKWNADPEVLYWTEGGTAETNISYTPDTVHKIYGGDMENCLYFLVEVNSIPIGECWLQKMNLLYVKAMYDPAIDVRRIDMSIGEKSYWNKGIGSLFIAMLIDFAFNGENVDVLHCFCEDYNIRSRRVWEKNGFIIVLSEDLPQPQKGKFQYHYRLTRSEYIEHHRYRPSDNSIFTLPIIDLQPSQLYISDGKLRNVKEWLNQSDKSNFDPVPIKEFCGRKLMTDGHTRTVAAYLAGWESIPVYIDTDEFDMDTYVLDVKWCDEAGIHSPIDLVNRIVSHKDYERLWRRRNCDEYYKGENPNE; the protein is encoded by the coding sequence ATGAGTATTATAAAATCGCACGATATAACTCTATACGGCGGTAATGACGAGTACAATGTAGTTCTGCGTCCGCTTGCTGATAAATATTTGCCGTACCTATACAAATGGAACGCTGACCCGGAGGTGCTTTACTGGACAGAAGGCGGTACAGCCGAGACAAACATATCCTATACGCCTGATACTGTACATAAAATTTATGGTGGTGATATGGAAAACTGTTTATATTTTTTAGTTGAAGTCAATAGTATACCAATAGGCGAGTGTTGGCTTCAAAAAATGAATCTTCTATATGTCAAAGCTATGTATGATCCTGCAATTGATGTACGGAGAATCGACATGTCTATCGGTGAAAAATCATATTGGAATAAGGGTATTGGCTCACTGTTTATTGCCATGCTAATTGATTTTGCTTTCAACGGTGAGAATGTTGATGTGTTACATTGTTTTTGTGAGGACTACAACATCCGCTCGCGGAGAGTTTGGGAAAAAAACGGCTTTATCATTGTGTTGAGTGAAGATTTACCACAACCTCAGAAGGGGAAATTTCAGTATCACTACCGTCTGACACGTAGTGAATACATAGAACACCATCGATATCGGCCGAGTGATAACAGTATCTTTACGCTACCGATAATCGACTTGCAGCCAAGCCAGCTTTATATCAGCGACGGTAAACTACGGAATGTTAAGGAGTGGTTGAATCAGTCTGATAAAAGCAATTTTGATCCGGTTCCGATAAAGGAATTTTGTGGTCGGAAACTTATGACAGATGGTCATACCCGTACAGTTGCGGCATATCTCGCCGGATGGGAAAGTATACCGGTTTATATTGATACCGACGAGTTTGACATGGATACATATGTACTTGACGTCAAATGGTGCGACGAAGCAGGGATTCACTCTCCTATCGATCTTGTAAACCGCATTGTTAGTCACAAAGATTATGAACGGTTATGGCGCCGACGGAATTGTGACGAATATTATAAAGGAGAAAACCCAAATGAATGA
- a CDS encoding GNAT family N-acetyltransferase, which yields MNYIIKYATNEHELERILIFAKHIFGSEFNHQSWSERMKAHPELLIYAESEGKVIGITPSHLEDNGNITIDIVAVDEEHRKCGIAKELIAQVEKEAKNLNVHLLALGSVESAEGFYERIGFTGQLLIQSEKHTIDELLALNPGYPVAFSNVYDGKINQICLKLDEPNRELQRLYETTFYGCHTQTMFWKRI from the coding sequence ATGAATTATATTATAAAATACGCGACAAACGAACATGAGCTTGAGCGAATTCTCATCTTTGCTAAACACATATTCGGTAGTGAATTTAACCACCAAAGCTGGTCAGAACGAATGAAAGCACATCCAGAACTATTGATTTATGCCGAATCAGAAGGTAAGGTGATCGGTATTACACCTTCTCATCTTGAAGACAACGGAAACATTACCATCGATATTGTAGCCGTGGACGAAGAACACAGAAAATGCGGAATAGCAAAGGAACTTATAGCCCAGGTTGAGAAAGAAGCAAAAAACCTTAATGTTCATTTGCTTGCACTCGGTTCAGTAGAAAGTGCCGAAGGTTTCTATGAAAGAATTGGCTTTACAGGGCAGTTACTTATACAAAGCGAGAAGCATACGATTGATGAATTACTTGCGCTTAATCCCGGATATCCCGTTGCATTTTCTAATGTATACGACGGTAAAATCAATCAGATTTGTTTAAAACTTGATGAACCTAACAGAGAGCTTCAGCGATTATATGAAACAACTTTTTACGGATGTCATACACAGACAATGTTCTGGAAAAGGATTTAG
- a CDS encoding nitroreductase family protein encodes MRGNKLYIVVPCYNEEEVILQTAGVLKDAVSAMVSKGLVSSESRIVFVDDGSKDGTWPLISELFRTDKTYVGLKLSRNRGHQNALLAGLFYAAEKCDMAISMDADLQDDVAAAEEMVKKYLSGCEIVYGVRSSRKKDTAFKRGTAEGFYKLMSSLGVDIVYNHADYRLMSRTAIQALIQYKEVNLFLRGIVPQLGYMTDTVEYERGERAAGESKYPLKKMLSFAWDGITSFSVKPLRAVTVTGAAIACVSFAAIIVLFILMLCGIKISGWTAASVWLACGILMLSTGLVGEYVGKIYSEVKSRPRFFIETVLESASISADTADNDIIRAILSRRSVRKYTSDPVGHELLAKIVECGKFAATAKGIQPWFFSVVESRRILDAISEANRMVMLDSSDENMRKRASEPNFDSFRGAPCAIIVSGMKDNSYSEADCANACENMLIAAESIGLSTCYIASFKTAFESEAGASITKLLKIPDGYSPRFAVAVGYGCENLGERAPRRENITEYIK; translated from the coding sequence CATCCTTCAGACCGCCGGAGTTCTCAAGGATGCGGTCAGCGCAATGGTATCCAAAGGCCTTGTTTCTTCCGAAAGCCGGATCGTTTTCGTGGACGACGGATCAAAGGACGGCACATGGCCGTTGATATCCGAGCTGTTCCGTACGGACAAAACCTATGTCGGACTAAAGCTTTCGAGAAATAGAGGTCATCAGAACGCGCTTCTGGCGGGCTTGTTTTATGCCGCCGAAAAATGCGATATGGCCATATCGATGGACGCCGACCTGCAGGATGATGTAGCCGCAGCCGAGGAAATGGTCAAAAAATATCTGTCCGGATGTGAAATCGTTTATGGAGTCAGGTCGTCAAGAAAAAAGGATACCGCCTTCAAGCGCGGAACCGCAGAAGGCTTTTACAAGCTGATGAGCTCTCTCGGAGTTGATATCGTCTACAACCATGCCGACTACCGGCTCATGAGCCGTACCGCAATACAAGCGCTTATACAGTACAAGGAGGTCAATTTATTCCTGCGCGGGATAGTTCCCCAGCTGGGATACATGACCGACACAGTCGAGTACGAGCGCGGGGAACGCGCAGCCGGCGAGAGCAAATATCCGCTTAAAAAGATGCTTTCTTTCGCGTGGGACGGCATAACCTCGTTTTCCGTCAAGCCGCTCAGAGCCGTGACCGTGACCGGAGCGGCAATCGCATGCGTTTCGTTTGCCGCAATCATAGTCCTGTTTATACTGATGCTTTGCGGAATAAAAATTTCGGGATGGACGGCCGCTTCCGTATGGCTTGCTTGCGGGATTCTAATGCTTTCTACGGGTCTGGTCGGAGAATATGTCGGAAAGATTTATTCTGAGGTGAAATCGCGTCCGCGGTTCTTTATCGAAACCGTGCTTGAATCGGCTTCCATATCGGCCGATACAGCCGACAACGATATCATCCGCGCCATTCTCTCGCGCCGCAGCGTAAGGAAATATACCTCAGATCCGGTGGGACACGAGCTTCTCGCTAAAATAGTTGAATGCGGAAAATTTGCCGCAACCGCAAAGGGCATTCAGCCATGGTTTTTCTCCGTCGTTGAATCGCGCCGTATTCTGGACGCTATTTCGGAGGCAAACCGAATGGTCATGCTCGATTCATCTGATGAAAATATGAGAAAAAGAGCTTCGGAACCGAATTTCGACAGCTTCCGCGGCGCGCCGTGCGCCATAATAGTATCCGGTATGAAGGATAACAGTTATTCTGAGGCAGACTGTGCGAACGCGTGTGAAAACATGCTGATCGCCGCCGAATCAATTGGGCTTTCGACCTGTTATATCGCCTCATTCAAAACGGCTTTCGAAAGCGAAGCAGGCGCTTCGATAACAAAGCTTTTGAAAATACCCGATGGATATTCGCCACGTTTCGCCGTTGCGGTCGGATACGGCTGTGAGAACCTTGGAGAACGCGCGCCAAGACGCGAAAATATCACAGAATACATAAAATAA